The genomic DNA ATTCTTTTCGGAAGCGATAATGCCGCAAACATAGCGACGACGATAGCCAGTATGCGCGCTAGGTACAACAATTTTTGCGCATCGGCGAATTTTTCTTGCACGGCTTCAGGGGATCGTTTAGCTGCGGCCAACGGGGGATTAGCTCAGTTGGTTAGAGCGTTTGCATGACACGCAAGAGGTCACTGGTTCGAGCCCAGTATCTCCCACCACTAAGCCAGGATAGGCGTTTAGCTGTGGTAGTTGAGGGCTGGGAGCCTGTCGAAAAATGGAACGCCACCCTCTAAGATGTTTTTGAGCGAGTTTGATTTAGGTGTTGTGCCGTCATCGATAAAGATTGTCCGCTGCTGTTGGCGTGTGAGAGCAACATAGAGTAGGCGCTGAGCGTTGTTGCGGGTCTCGACAGAAAGATTTGGAAACATACGTTCCTGTTGGGCCTTATTGAGCACGACTTGTCCGTGAATAAGATTAGGGAATATGGATGGTGCCGGATAAGGTTCGCGGTTGATAAAGGGAATAAAAACGACGGGCCACTCCAGCCCTTTGGCTTTGTGAAAGGTGTAAAGTTGGAGCGCGTTTTCGTTAATGCTCTCGGGCTCATGACTCATTGAGACAAGCTGATGGAGCTGGCATTTAAACTCGAAAAGCGTTGGACATTGGGCCGCAAGCCGGATGACGGTTCGCTCAATGTCGCCATGGTAGCACGGCTGGACAGCTAAAATACGACTACGTAATTCTAATTTTTCAAGTAACGTATCGATAATCGCCAGTGGCATATTTTCGTTCAGTTCCTTGGCAAGATGATGGAGCTGTATGTAGCAAGAATGCACAGGACTAGTAGGATCTGGGGATGGAGTGGTCAGGTAAGAGGCGATCGCATCATCAGAACAGCCAAAAATCTCTCGTAAAATGCCTGCCAGTTCAAAGGTGTTTTGTGGATCCCATAAAAACTCAACCAACGCTTCGATCCATGCAAACTCGCGAAATTCGCGGTATGTTGTTGTCTTCGAATGGATTTGCATTTCTGGCAGACCAGGTCGTGCAAAAGCTTGCTGAAGTTCTTGTAACCAGGTCCGCCGGGGAGCCAAAATCGCTATTTCACTCCAATGTGTGACGCCAAAATCTTTTGGGGTTTTATTTTGGAAGAGTGTTACGAGTGCCTCTTCATCGGATTGCGTTGTGCGAAGGCATTGCCACAAGGCATTGGCGTCTTTTTTAATGGCGGTTATGGGCACAAAATCAACTTGTTGCCCGGAGTGTTCGAATAACGGCTGAAAAACCCGGTTCACATGAATTGCGATGGCTTCAGAAAAACGCATCGTTACGGAAAACTCGAGCGTTTTCAGCGCATTTTCTTGAGTCAAGCGATGGCAGAGATTTTGGTAAAATCTAACGTTGGCACGGGATTCGTAGATCGACTGCTGCGGATCACCAACCATACAAAAGTGTCCAGATTTCGGCTTGCTTAGAGGCGAATCACTTGCAATTTGTAGCAATAACTGAAATTGTTCTGGATCTGTGTCCTGTGCTTCATCGAGAAGAACGTAGGCTCCCGATCGGCGCGACTGCATCGCAAGTGCTTGTTGGGCAAAAACAATGAGATCCGAGTATGTGAGTCGGCCATTTTGAAGGCGAAATCGGGAAAATTGCTCCCGAACTGCTTCGTATTGTTGTTGAAAATAGCGCGCACAAGACGCCTCAACAGGTTCCATTACAGAGCGATAAAGTTCAACAAAATCCTTTGCCATTGACGACATCGAAGGAAAGGGAAGCGTCGGTTCCTGAATCCAGCGACGTAGATTATTTTGAAATTCTGCGATCGTTCGGTTGTTTTTAGCAGGAAAATCCAAAAGGAGGTTCCAATTAATTGTTGGAAATGGAATCGGATCCGTGGGCGTTAGTGCGGACGACTGGTCTTCGGAATGCATTTGTACGAGGCGCTCGATATCTTCAAGTTCGATAAAGGCGGTATAGGGAGGAAGAATGGATATTTCCTGTTTGTCCTGGTATAAAAAATCCTGCCATAGGGAATCCATTTGTGTCTCAATTTGGAAGTCCGAAGGCAGGTCGATAAGGGATCCATATTGGCGTAAAATGCGATCGGCTAAGGCGTGAATTGTCCCGAAAAAGATTTTTTGTATGGATGTTTCGGGATTATCCCCTTGCGTGAAAAGTCTCGAAAGAGTCCGATTGTAGAGTTCTTGTGCGGCTTTCTTGGTGTAGGTGACTACGTAGAGTTGGTCAAATGGTATGAAACGTTGCTGGATGATCGCAACAATACGCGCCACGATTGCTGTCGTTTTTCCAACACCGGCGGGGGCGATGACAGAAAAATTCGTGTGATGGTCGTGAATAAACTGCTGACGAGCTGCGTCATCGGCAAGCTTCATACCTTGACGAAGGTAACATTTGCAGCTGGTCGACAAGGCTTAATAAATAGAGCGCTGCCGTTTCAGAGCGTAGGATGTGTTGTCGGCTGAGGGTGACAAATCGAAGTTTTGGCGCCTCAAAATCCTTATATTCACGCTCCGAAAAATCACCTTCTGGACCGATGACGACTCCGATTTCTGTATCCGTTTGGAATTGTCTTAGTTCTTGGTAATAATCCAAAATTGGACGCGCAGACGGGTGAAGTGCGGCAACAAACGTCAGTGAAGGAAGGATAATTTTTGACGATTTTTGAGGTGGTTCAATCGCGGGAAGGAAAGCATTCCCCGACTGTTTGCAGGCCTCGCGAGCAATGTCGTTCCAATGCCGTAGTTTATTCTCCAAATCGTGAATTTTGACCTCGCTGTGATCGGTAATGAGTGGGGAAATTTTTCGGACACCAATTGCTGTCGCCTCTCGGATCAGAAAATCCATCGCCTTACTTTTGAGCAGCGCAGGATAAAAGTTGATGCGTGATGCCGTTGCGTGCTGAATTTTTTGAATGTGAACCGTTTGGTCCGGCTCCACTAAGCCTGTTGCAATGGTGCCATGGCCATCTAGAAGCTGAATGGTTTCTGACGGTTGAGCCCGCAAAACTCGAAATACATGATGCGCCTCGTTACGTTCCAAGTGGCAACATTTTCCAACTTCCAATTCTCCATCGTAAAACGCCCGGATCACGTCTTACTCCTGGGGAGGCAGAATAAAAGCGACGTCGTTAACAGCGATCCAGCCATTTTTCCCTTGCGGCAATTTCGCTAGTAAAAAATCGCCATGGCGCTCTAAAGCCGTAATGGGTTTCCCTCGTTCAAGAAACATAAGAACACTTGCCTGCGATGTCGGCGATACACGCAACGGCGCCTCATTACGAATGATAACGCATTGGCGTTGAGCCTGTTTGAGATAGTAACCGTAGCTGATAAAAGAAGTACTTAGCAGCCACAACAATACGTAATAAAACTTTGATCGACGCCGAAGGACAAGGAAACCAAGCAAAACAAACAGGATTAGTAAAACGCCAACTGCCACATCGGCATAAAACTTGGTAGCCAGAAGGGGCGTTAGTGGGCCCTGTTCCGAAGCCCTAGGAAGGGCCTGATATGCGGCGTCGAGGGCCGAGCGATAAGGCGCGAGATCGCGTGCCCGCTCAAATGAAATCCGGGCGTTGACTTCATCTCCCTGCTGCAGATACGCGCTGCCCAAGTTAAAATATTTCGCGAATGAATGCGTCGGGATGGCGTTGAGATGCTCAATCGCCTCTGCATACTCCTGGCGCTCAATCGCGTCATTGGCATCGAAAAAATCGTCGCCGTAGAGTGATGAAAGCGACAGAAAAAGACTAAAAATGAGACGTTTCATGAGGATTTTTTAAGGAGTGGGATGATGCGAAGAAGGGTATCGATTTGCCGCGTCGCGTATAACTTGAGTACGTGTTTTTGGCCAAAAACGACGTCGTCTGCCTCGTTTAAAAATTCTTCAAGCCACTTACGCTGCTCTGGTGCGACCGCTTGGCATCGATCGAGGATTTTCGCACGCGAAATTTCTTTTTCGAAGTCATTGCCCGTGACGGTGCGATTGAGCAATTGGAGCGCCGCTTTGTAACCGCTATCGACATCATTGTTATGGAGCATTTTAACCAACTGTTGGCGTTCCTTCTTTAAATTGAGTCGAGGCAATTTTTTAGATTTCTGAGGCGCTACTTGTGAATGCTTTTTCCAAAGGCTCAGCGTTGTGATGAGTAGGAATGCGGCAATGATCGCTATCAACCAACGTTGGATGCAAGATTGCAAGATCCAAGGGGAGAGTGAGCGATAGGGCCATGTATCTTGCGTGAGTAAATGGAGCGCCGGAGCGGCAGAGGAAGACGACACAGAACCCGCAACCGGAGCCGGTGGTGCGACCAATGCGTTAGTTGAGCGTGAGACGAGAATTTTCGTGGTATCGGCAACCTCCAACTCACGGTAGGCATGTTCGGTTGGGGAGAAGTAGCCAAACTTGATTGTCGGCAGTACGAGCTCACCGGTCTTTTGCGGAATAATGACGTATTCGAATGTTTTTTGACCATTCGACGGTCCCATTTCTTTAAACTTCGTTTTAGGTTCGAAGCATTTCCAAGTCTCGTCGGCAAGAAGTGCGGGCGCTTGAATGCGATCAAAGTTGCCTTCTCCGCAAAGATCAATCGAAAGGGTAATCGGCTCACCTGCGAGCGTACGATCTGACGATAGATGGAAATTTTGGAATGAAAAATCACCGATAGCGCCGCTAAAAGATTCGGGTGCTGGTGATGGCAATGCAGCAACTTTTAGAGGAATGATGTTGGTCTCGAGCTCACGCTGCACCTGGCTGGCCATCGCAAATAAGCCGAGAGGTTGTACAACCTTGCATAAACAGGTTGTTTTGAAGGCGAGAGAAAGATCCCCACTCTTAATCGGAGTAACCCAAGTCGTCCAGGTAAAGACTTCCGCACCGTTTTGATACCCTTCCTTAGGTTCTTTGCCTAAAGGCCCCAAAATACAATGGCCATTAACGGTTTCTGGAGGAATGCAACGTAGAAGTTGGGTGTCATCTCCCGTTATCCGAAGTGCAATCTGTATCGGAATGCGTTGACCAACATACGCTTCTGTGGTTGCGACATTCAACGTTGCTTCGATACCACCGGCCATTTCTTGACGTGTCTGGTGCCCATGAGCATCCTCCGTAACCGTCAATGTGGAAGGCGGAATGGTGATAACCTCGTCCTCGGCTGCGATATCGAAAGCGGGCATTGTAAACGTTCCGGTATGTTCGGCGACGAAGGAATAGATGATATGCGTTTTACGCACTACGCGGCCATTGGCACTAAAGACCGATTGTTGTGTATTTTCGCCAAACTGTTGGAGTCCAGGAACGTTGGGTAAGCGGAAAGACGAGGGAACGATATTGGTAAACGCGATAACATAACGGGCTTCATCGGAGAGTGTGATCCGATTAGGTTCAAAACGTGCTTCGACGCTACCTTCGGCTAATGTTTTAGATGCCCCTGCTATGGCCGAAGTGCTGATTACAAGCCATGTCCACAAAAAAACGATCAATGACGACAAACACCTCATCTCTCTTAATTTTCTATATTATTACCAAAATTTTTCGATTTGGCGAGTGGTAATTTGTTCCGGTGCTGCATAAAGCGGTAGAATTTTTTCATCGCCCTCAAGGCCATCGAGAAGTTGTTTCGCTTCCGCCGCGGATAAACCTGAAGGAGAAGGTTGTGGTTGAGCGGGATTTTGCTGGGGCTCTCCTTGTTGTGGGTCAGGATTTTTAGGCTGTCCTTGGTCCT from Verrucomicrobiota bacterium includes the following:
- a CDS encoding BatD family protein, with protein sequence MRCLSSLIVFLWTWLVISTSAIAGASKTLAEGSVEARFEPNRITLSDEARYVIAFTNIVPSSFRLPNVPGLQQFGENTQQSVFSANGRVVRKTHIIYSFVAEHTGTFTMPAFDIAAEDEVITIPPSTLTVTEDAHGHQTRQEMAGGIEATLNVATTEAYVGQRIPIQIALRITGDDTQLLRCIPPETVNGHCILGPLGKEPKEGYQNGAEVFTWTTWVTPIKSGDLSLAFKTTCLCKVVQPLGLFAMASQVQRELETNIIPLKVAALPSPAPESFSGAIGDFSFQNFHLSSDRTLAGEPITLSIDLCGEGNFDRIQAPALLADETWKCFEPKTKFKEMGPSNGQKTFEYVIIPQKTGELVLPTIKFGYFSPTEHAYRELEVADTTKILVSRSTNALVAPPAPVAGSVSSSSAAPALHLLTQDTWPYRSLSPWILQSCIQRWLIAIIAAFLLITTLSLWKKHSQVAPQKSKKLPRLNLKKERQQLVKMLHNNDVDSGYKAALQLLNRTVTGNDFEKEISRAKILDRCQAVAPEQRKWLEEFLNEADDVVFGQKHVLKLYATRQIDTLLRIIPLLKKSS
- a CDS encoding 16S rRNA (uracil(1498)-N(3))-methyltransferase, with translation MIRAFYDGELEVGKCCHLERNEAHHVFRVLRAQPSETIQLLDGHGTIATGLVEPDQTVHIQKIQHATASRINFYPALLKSKAMDFLIREATAIGVRKISPLITDHSEVKIHDLENKLRHWNDIAREACKQSGNAFLPAIEPPQKSSKIILPSLTFVAALHPSARPILDYYQELRQFQTDTEIGVVIGPEGDFSEREYKDFEAPKLRFVTLSRQHILRSETAALYLLSLVDQLQMLPSSRYEACR
- a CDS encoding ATP-dependent helicase, with protein sequence MKLADDAARQQFIHDHHTNFSVIAPAGVGKTTAIVARIVAIIQQRFIPFDQLYVVTYTKKAAQELYNRTLSRLFTQGDNPETSIQKIFFGTIHALADRILRQYGSLIDLPSDFQIETQMDSLWQDFLYQDKQEISILPPYTAFIELEDIERLVQMHSEDQSSALTPTDPIPFPTINWNLLLDFPAKNNRTIAEFQNNLRRWIQEPTLPFPSMSSMAKDFVELYRSVMEPVEASCARYFQQQYEAVREQFSRFRLQNGRLTYSDLIVFAQQALAMQSRRSGAYVLLDEAQDTDPEQFQLLLQIASDSPLSKPKSGHFCMVGDPQQSIYESRANVRFYQNLCHRLTQENALKTLEFSVTMRFSEAIAIHVNRVFQPLFEHSGQQVDFVPITAIKKDANALWQCLRTTQSDEEALVTLFQNKTPKDFGVTHWSEIAILAPRRTWLQELQQAFARPGLPEMQIHSKTTTYREFREFAWIEALVEFLWDPQNTFELAGILREIFGCSDDAIASYLTTPSPDPTSPVHSCYIQLHHLAKELNENMPLAIIDTLLEKLELRSRILAVQPCYHGDIERTVIRLAAQCPTLFEFKCQLHQLVSMSHEPESINENALQLYTFHKAKGLEWPVVFIPFINREPYPAPSIFPNLIHGQVVLNKAQQERMFPNLSVETRNNAQRLLYVALTRQQQRTIFIDDGTTPKSNSLKNILEGGVPFFDRLPALNYHS